From Camelina sativa cultivar DH55 chromosome 20, Cs, whole genome shotgun sequence, the proteins below share one genomic window:
- the LOC104769778 gene encoding SPX domain-containing protein 4-like has product MKFGKEFRTHLEETLPEWRDKFLCYKPLKKLLKYYPDLPPSDSHLLDSSSRPVFADTTNISSADHDHDEDDDVLVLPAGVVRPTEDLQGSFVRILNEELEKFNDFYVDKEEDFVIRLQELKERIELVKEKNSRNGDFASESEFSEEMMGIRRDLVTIHGEMVLLKNYSSLNFAGLVKILKKYDKRTGGLLRLPFTQFVLHQPFFTTEPLTRLVRECEANLELLFPSEAEVVESSSTAQAQSSSHQNQSPRISAETSSTLGDENLDIYKSTLAAMRAIKGLQKASSTYNPLSFSSLLQNEDDETVTAENSPNSGNKGDSDKEDTGPSR; this is encoded by the exons ATGAAATTCGGGAAAGAGTTTCGTACTCACCTCGAAGAGACTTTGCCAGAGTGGAGAGACAAGTTCCTTTGCTATAAGCCTTTGAAAAAGCTTCTCAAATATTACCCCGATCTCCCTCCCTCTGATTCCCATCTCCTCGATTCTTCTTCCCGCCCCGTCTTTGCTGATACTACTAACATCTCTTCCgctgaccacgaccacgacgaagacgacgacgttCTGGTTCTTCCCGCCGGCGTCGTCAGGCCTACCGAGGATCTCCAGGGCTCGTTTGTCAGGATTCTCAACGAGGAGCTTGagaaatttaatgatttttacgTCGATAAGGAAGAAGATTTCGTTATCAGATTACAG GAGCTCAAGGAAAGAATCGAGCTAGTTAAGGAGAAGAACAGTAGGAATGGGGACTTCGCTTCAGAAAGCGAGTTTAGTGAAGAAATGATGGGTATTCGCAGAGACCTTGTCACCATTCATGGCGAGATGGTCCTCTTAAAAAACTACAGCTCTCTTAATTTTGCAG GACTCGTCAAAATTTTGAAGAAGTATGATAAAAGAACAGGTGGACTTCTACGTTTGCCTTTCACACAGTTTGTTCTCCATCAACCCTTCTTTACTACAGAGCCACTTACTAGGTTAGTCCGTGAATGTGAGGCCAATCTTGAGCTTCTCTTTCCCTCTGAAGCAGAAGTTGTTGAGTCCTCCAGCACAGCGCAAGCACAATCAAGCTCACATCAGAATCAATCCCCAAGAATCTCTGCCGAGACTTCCTCAACCCTCGGCGATGAAAATCTTGATATCTATAAGAGTACACTCGCTGCTATGAGAGCTATCAAAGGTTTACAAAAGGCTAGCTCCACTTACAACCCCTTATCATTCTCATCGCTTCTTCAGAACGAGGATGATGAGACGGTAACAGCTGAAAACTCTCCGAACTCTGGGAACAAAGGTGATTCAGATAAGGAAGACACTGGACCTTCCCGCTGA
- the LOC104769779 gene encoding pentatricopeptide repeat-containing protein At5g15340, mitochondrial-like: MKCFFLSYQKVRFLLRQCAQRSFLRPGKELHAVLTTSGLRKAPKSYLSNALFQFYSASGEMVNAHNLFDEIPLSEKDNVDWTTLLSSFSRYGFLFDSMNLFVEMRKQRVEIDDVSVVCLFGVCSKSEDVKFGEQAHGVVVKMGFLTSVKVCNALMDMYGKCGFVSEVKRIFEVLEEKSVVSWTVVLDTVVKWEGLERGREVFNEMPERNAVAWTVMVAGYLGAGFTKEVLELLADMVFRCGHGLNFVTLCSMLSACAQSGNLVIGRWVHVYALKKAIMMGEEVTYDDVMVGTSLVDMYAKCGNIGSSMKVFRLMPKRNVVTWNALFSGLAMHGKGRMVIDMFPEMVREVKPDDLTFTAVLSACSHSGMVEEGWRCFHCIRLYNLEPKVDHYACMVDLLGRAGRIEEAEILMKEMPVPPNEVVLGSLLGSCSVHGKLDIAERIKQKLVQMSPGNTEYQILMSNMYVAEGRSDIADGLRGSLRNRGIRKIPGLSSIYVNDSVHRFSSGDRSHPRTKEIYLKLNEVIERIRSAGYVPDLSGLVSHSEGDLEEQEQALCCHSEKLAVCFGLLETKPRTPLIVFKNLRICRDCHSAMKMVSKVYDREIIIRDRNRFHQFKGGSCSCSDYW, encoded by the coding sequence ATGAAATGCTTCTTCTTATCCTACCAAAAAGTACGTTTCCTTCTCCGGCAATGTGCACAACGCTCGTTTCTCCGACCCGGCAAGGAATTGCACGCCGTTTTAACCACTTCGGGATTGAGAAAAGCTCCCAAGTCGTACCTTAGCAATGCGCTTTTCCAGTTTTATTCAGCTTCCGGTGAAATGGTTAATGCCCATAACCTGTTCGACGAAATTCCTCTGTCAGAAAAAGATAATGTTGATTGGACCACTTTGTTATCCTCTTTTTCCCGGTATGGATTCTTGTTTGATTCGATGAATCTCTTCGTGGAAATGAGAAAGCAAAGAGTAGAGATTGATGATGTTTCTGTAGTTTGCTTGTTTGGCGTGTGTTCTAAGTCAGAAGATGTGAAGTTTGGTGAACAAGCACATGGGGTTGTTGTAAAGATGGGTTTTTTAACTAGTGTAAAAGTTTGTAATGCCTTGATGGATATGTATGGGAAATGTGGGTTTGTGAGTGAAGTCAAACGTATTTTCGAAGTGTTAGAGGAGAAGAGCGTTGTTTCATGGACGGTGGTTTTGGACACAGTTGTCAAATGGGAAGGGttggagagaggaagagaggttTTTAACGAAATGCCTGAGAGAAACGCTGTTGCTTGGACTGTTATGGTTGCTGGGTACTTGGGAGCTGGGTTTACAAAGGAAGTATTGGAGCTTCTTGCTGATATGGTGTTTAGATGTGGACATGGTTTGAACTTTGTCACCCTTTGCTCAATGCTATCAGCTTGTGCACAATCTGGAAATCTTGTAATTGGTAGATGGGTTCATGTGTATGCATTGAAGAAGGCAATAATGATGGGGGAGGAAGTAACTTATGATGATGTGATGGTGGGAACGTCATTGGTTGATATGTATGCTAAATGCGGAAACATAGGTTCTTCCATGAAAGTCTTCAGATTGATGCCTAAGAGGAATGTGGTGACATGGAACGCCCTGTTTAGCGGATTAGCAATGCATGGGAAAGGTAGAATGGTGATTGATATGTTTCCAGAGATGGTTAGAGAGGTGAAGCCAGATGACTTAACTTTTACTGCTGTCTTAAGTGCTTGCAGCCACTCGGGGATGGTAGAAGAAGGGTGGCGATGTTTCCACTGTATCAGGCTCTATAATTTGGAACCTAAGGTTGACCATTATGCATGTATGGTAGATCTTTTGGGCCGAGCTGGTCGTATTGAAGAAGCAGAGATCTTGATGAAGGAAATGCCAGTGCCTCCGAATGAAGTTGTCCTTGGTTCACTTCTAGGCTCGTGTAGCGTCCACGGAAAGCTGGATATAGCCGAACGAATTAAACAAAAGCTTGTTCAGATGAGCCCAGGCAACACAGAATACCAAATACTTATGTCTAACATGTATGTTGCAGAAGGAAGGAGTGACATTGCAGATGGTTTAAGGGGAAGTTTGAGAAACCGAGGCATCAGAAAGATACCTGGTTTGAGCTCCATTTATGTTAATGACTCAGTACATCGGTTTAGTTCAGGAGATAGATCACACCCGAGAACGAAAGAGATTTACTTGAAGTTGAATGAAGTGATCGAACGGATAAGATCAGCTGGTTATGTCCCTGATCTCTCTGGCCTGGTTTCTCATTCGGAGGGTGACTTGGAGGAACAAGAGCAAGCTTTGTGCTGTCACAGCGAGAAATTGGCCGTCTGTTTTGGGCTTCTGGAAACAAAACCGAGGACACCTCTTATTGTCTTCAAGAATCTGAGGATATGTCGGGACTGTCATTCTGCAATGAAGATGGTCTCAAAGGTCTATGACCGAGAAATCATCATTAGAGATAGAAATAGATTTCATCAGTTCAAGGGAGGTTCTTGCTCTTGTTCCGACTATTGGTGA
- the LOC104772267 gene encoding cystathionine gamma-synthase 1, chloroplastic-like: MILEDKISALEGAESTLVMTSGMCANTVMLLALVPKGGHIVTTTDCYKETRKFMETFLPKLGITVTVIDSADTTGLEAAVNKHEISMFFTESPTNPFLRCVDIELVSEICHKRGTLVCIDSTCATPLNQKALVLGADLVLQSATKYFGGHNDVLAGCISGSTKLVSEIRKLHRVLGGTLNSNAAYLLIRGMKTMHLRVQQQNSTALRMAQILETHPKVSRVYYPGLPSHPDHHIAKRQMTGFGGVVSFEVAGDLGTTIKFIDSLKIPYIATSFGGCESLVDQPAISSYWDLPQEERLKHGIKDNLVRFSFGVEDFDDVKADILNALEVILPPSEKFSTMV; the protein is encoded by the exons ATGATACTCGAAGACAAGAttag TGCACTTGAAGGTGCTGAATCAACTTTGGTTATGACTTCTGGGATGTGTGCAAACACTGTTATGCTTTTGGCATTGGTTCCAAAGGGTGGACATATTGTCACAACCACAGATTGTTACAAGGAGACGAGGAAATTCATGGAGACTTTTCTTCCCAAACTGGGAATCAC AGTGACTGTGATTGACTCCGCTGATACCACTGGCCTTGAAGCTGCAGTGAATAAGCATGAG ATTTCCATGTTCTTTACTGAGTCACCAACAAACCCATTTCTTCGATGTGTCGACATTGAGTTAGTTTCAGAGATCTGTCACAAAAGAGGAACTCTTGTTTGCATAGACTCTACCTGTGCAACACCTTTGAATCAGAAGGCACTTGTGCTTGGTGCTGATCTTGTTCTCCAATCTGCTACTAAGTACTTTGGAGGCCACAACGAT GTTCTTGCTGGATGCATATCTGGTTCTACCAAGTTGGTTTCCGAGATTCGCAAATTGCATCGAGTTTTGGGAGGTACACTTAATTCG AACGCGGCATATTTACTCATCCGAGGCATGAAGACAATGCATCTTCGCGTACAACAACAGAATTCAACCGCTTTGAGGATGGCCCAAATTTTAGAAACACATCCCAAG GTGAGTCGTGTTTATTATCCAGGTCTTCCTAGTCATCCGGACCATCACATAGCCAAGCGACAAATGACTGGCTTTGGGGGTGTGGTCAGCTTCGAG GTTGCTGGAGATCTCGGGACTACGATCAAGTTCATCGATTCGTTGAAGATCCCTTACATTGCAACATCATTTGGTGGATGCGAGAGCCTCGTGGACCAACCTGCCATATCGTCCTACtg GGATTTACCACAAGAGGAGAGGCTGAAACATGGAATCAAAGACAACTTAGTTCGCTTCAGCTTTGGTGTTGAAGACTTTGATGACGTCAAGGCTGACATTCTTAATGCTCTTGAAGTGATCTTGCCACCATCTGAAAAGTTCTCAACTATGGTTTAA
- the LOC104769780 gene encoding lamin-like protein, whose amino-acid sequence MARFTVLIVAVVLAFLTAASMPGVTAKKYTVGENKFWNPNINYTIWAQGKHFYLGDWLYFVFDRNQHNILEVNKTDYEGCISDHPIRNWTRGAGRDIVTLNQTKHYYLLDGKGGCYGGMKLAVKVEKLPPPPKSAPVKSIGSVSMVTGFAQFMIPVSLFAFPTMWDLISRMW is encoded by the exons aTGGCGAGATTCACGGTGCTAATTGTGGCGGTGGTGCTGGCTTTTCTAACGGCGGCGTCTATGCCGGGAGTGACGGCAAAGAAGTATACAGTCGGCGAAAACAAGTTCTGGAACCCAAACATTAACTACACCATCTGGGCTCAGGGCAAGCACTTCTACCTCGGTGACTGGCTCT ATTTCGTGTTCGACAGAAACCAACACAACATTCTCGAAGTGAACAAGACTGACTACGAAGGATGTATCTCCGACCACCCAATACGTAACTGGACACGTGGAGCCGGGAGAGACATTGTAACTCTCAACCAGACCAAACATTACTACTTACTCGACGGGAAGGGTGGCTGTTACGGTGGCATGAAGCTTGCTGTTAAAGTCGAGAAGCTTCCTCCTCCACCAAAATCTGCACCTGTCAAGAGCATTGGCTCAGTTTCAATGGTTACTGGATTCGCTCAGTTCATGATCCCTGTCTCTCTTTTCGCTTTCCCTACCATGTGGGATTTGATCTCAAGGATGTGGTAG